In Desulfomonile tiedjei DSM 6799, a genomic segment contains:
- a CDS encoding IS701 family transposase, giving the protein MKRSIPDPFGIDEIHFRACFSAPSFRIFVALVVGWVLTMGKHTISQVILTMRLHESKHFASIYRFLGKGRWETDFVSYFVFRMLVETLIAEGIEILVVIDDTLNKHTGKKICGAGWQHDGSLPKHTKQKGYGVCFVIIGLAIRLPGISDRMFCLPYAARLWWPPKAKFNPKSLPYKTKPELGLDLINLTHSWLQEGERLRIVFDLGYCCDTILKARPKNVHITGRLRKDAALFAVLEPAPFTVMGRPRKRGARLPSLETMFQDPNLGWNEIRVFCYGKQTKLLIHQFTALWYHSAGQQPLSIVLCHDPAGHHANMVFFDTDPQAAPQQIIERYAARFSIEMTNRETKNLLGAAEPQCRKETSVTRAPMFAYWAYCFVVLWFVGQFVTAKNLVADPAPWYCRKKSFTFSDMLAAARRSHFSLRIYSKASRINKFEKLNGPRSTRGLDHARIAKL; this is encoded by the coding sequence TTGAAGAGATCTATACCAGATCCGTTCGGGATTGACGAGATTCATTTCAGAGCGTGTTTCAGCGCACCGAGTTTCCGTATCTTCGTTGCGCTGGTGGTCGGTTGGGTGCTCACTATGGGCAAGCACACTATCAGCCAGGTGATTCTGACCATGAGACTCCATGAATCCAAGCACTTCGCCAGCATCTACCGATTCCTCGGCAAGGGACGATGGGAGACTGACTTTGTCTCCTATTTCGTCTTCAGAATGTTGGTAGAAACGCTGATTGCAGAAGGGATCGAGATCCTTGTGGTGATTGACGACACCTTGAACAAGCACACTGGCAAGAAGATCTGTGGCGCGGGCTGGCAGCATGATGGTTCACTCCCAAAGCATACTAAGCAAAAGGGGTATGGAGTGTGCTTTGTCATCATAGGACTGGCGATTCGCCTTCCCGGCATCAGCGATCGCATGTTTTGTCTGCCATACGCTGCCCGCCTTTGGTGGCCGCCAAAGGCCAAGTTTAATCCCAAGAGCCTGCCCTACAAGACAAAACCCGAACTTGGATTGGATCTTATAAATCTGACTCATTCATGGCTCCAAGAGGGAGAAAGACTGAGAATTGTGTTCGACCTGGGATACTGCTGCGATACCATCCTCAAAGCACGACCCAAGAATGTGCACATTACAGGGAGGCTGAGAAAGGATGCAGCTTTGTTCGCTGTGCTGGAACCTGCTCCATTTACAGTGATGGGCAGACCTCGCAAGAGAGGCGCTCGACTGCCCTCCCTGGAAACGATGTTCCAGGACCCCAATCTGGGGTGGAATGAGATTAGGGTCTTCTGCTATGGAAAACAAACTAAGCTCCTGATACATCAGTTCACGGCGCTATGGTATCATAGCGCAGGGCAACAGCCTCTTTCGATCGTGTTGTGCCATGACCCGGCCGGCCACCATGCCAATATGGTGTTTTTCGATACGGACCCTCAGGCTGCACCACAGCAGATTATCGAGCGCTACGCTGCACGCTTTAGCATTGAGATGACCAATCGAGAGACCAAGAACCTCCTGGGTGCGGCTGAACCTCAGTGTCGGAAAGAGACCTCGGTAACCCGTGCCCCTATGTTTGCTTACTGGGCCTACTGCTTTGTAGTGCTTTGGTTCGTTGGGCAATTCGTCACTGCAAAGAACCTCGTTGCCGACCCGGCTCCCTGGTACTGCCGGAAAAAGTCGTTCACCTTTTCAGACATGCTGGCAGCAGCTCGAAGGAGTCATTTCTCGCTGAGAATTTATTCGAAAGCCAGCCGAATCAATAAGTTCGAAAAACTCAACGGCCCGCGCTCCACGCGCGGACTCGACCATGCAAGAATCGCGAAACTATAG